The Flexivirga aerilata sequence GAGCACAAGCCGAAGGTGATCCTCGCCGGCGGCTCGGCCATCCCGCGGCTGATCGACTTCGAGTTCTTCCGCAAGCTCGCCGACGAGGTCGGCGCGATCTTCTGGGTCGACGCCGCCCACTTCATCGGTCTTGTCGCCGGGCAGGCGATCCCCAGCCCGGTGCCGTATGCCGATGTCGTCTCCTTCACCACCCACAAGGTGCTGCGCGGCCCGCGCGCCGGCGCGATCGTCTGCAAGGAGGAGCACGCCAAGGCGATCGACAAGGCGGTCTTCCCGATGATGCAGGGCGGCCCGCAGATGCACTCGATCGCGGCCAAGGCGGTCAACTTCAAGGAGTGCAACACCCCGGAATACCGCGACTACGCGCGGCAGGTCATCGCCAACGCCCAGCAGCTGGCAACCTCGTTGGGGGAGTTCGGGATTCGCCCGACGACCGGCGGCACGGACACCCACCTCTCCCTGCACGACCTGCAGGGCATCGGCGTCACCGGGGCCGACGCGGAGAAGCGCGCCGACGCCGCGGGCATCGTGCTCAACAAGAACGCCATCCCCTTCGACCCGGCCAAGCCCAACATCGCCTCCGGCATCCGCGTCGGCTCGCCGAGCGTGACCACCCAGGGCATGGGCACCGACGAGATGAAGCTCATCGCCGAGCTGATCAACACCGCGATCACCAAGGGCGACGGCGACCCGGAGCACCAGGTCGCCAAGGACGTGCGCGCCCAGGTGACCGAGCTGGTCGGACGCTTCCCGGCATACCCCGCCCCCGGCGCCTGATCGCGGCGCCGGCCGCGACACCGAGATCAGCACGTGCGTGAATACCTGCTCGTCGCCATCGTGGCGGCCGCGATCACCTTCGTGGCGACGCCCGGCATCCGCTGGGCGGCCATCCGGTGGAACGCGGTCACCCCGGTGCGCGTGCGGGACGTGCACACCGTGCCGATCCCGCGGCTCGGTGGCCTGGCGATGCTGCTCGGCTTCGCCGCGTCGATCCTGATCGCGTCGCAGCTGCCCTATCTCGGCAACCGGATCGACTACTCCAACCTCTTCTGGGTGCTGGTGGCCGCCGGCATCATCACCGTGCTCGGCGCGGTCGACGACTTCCGCGACCTCGACCCCCTCACCAAGGTGGCCGGCACCGTGCTGGCCGCCCTGGTGATGGCGGCGCTCGGCGGGGTGCAGCTGCTCTTCCTGCCGGTCTTCGGGACCCAGACGATCCTGCCGCAGCAGGTGCTGCAGGGGCTGACCGTGCTGGTCGTGATCGCGACGACGCAGGCGGTCAACTTCGCCGACGGCCTGGACGGGCTGGCGGCCGGGACGGTCGCGATCGCGGCCACGGCGTTCTTCATCTGGAGCTACACGACCCGGCCCAACGACGACCAGAGCGTCTTCACGATGGCGACCTTCATCTCGGCCGCCATCGTCGGCTGCTGCCTCGGCTTCCTGCCGCACAACTTCCATCCGGCGAAGCTCTTCATGGGCGACGCCGGCGCGCTGCTGCTCGGGTTGCTGCTCGCGACCGCCACGATCTCCTTCACCGGCAACTTCGATCCGTCCTCGGACACCAAGCAGTCGAGCGTGGCGATCCTGCTGCCGATCGCGCTGCCGGTGGTGATCCTCGCGCTGCCGGTGCTCGACGTGGTGCTGGCGTTCATCCGGCGCGGCGGGAAGTTCTGGCATCCCGACAAGAAGCACCTGCACCACCGGCTGATGCGGATGGGCCACCCGCACCGCCGGGCGGTCCTCCTGCTCTACCTGTGGTCGGCCTCCGCGGCCGGGGGAGTGCTGGCCTACAACTACCTGTCGAGCCCCTGGGCGACGGCCCTGCTCTTCGGCCTGCTCGCGCTTTCGCTCGGCCTGACGTTGGGTCTGCCGAGGATCGGGTAAGCCTTGTGGCAGAGCCGATTTCGTGTCTCACAGGAGCTTGTGATAGTTTTCACAAGCACGAAGACAGGGTGTTCTGGAGCAGTCTCGGACAGCCTGTATGCCGCTTCGCGAGACGCCCCTCCGACGCCCACGACCCAGGCAGATTGAGCAGATTGAGTAGAGCCCAATGATCACCCCACGAAGTCCTCGCTTCG is a genomic window containing:
- the glyA gene encoding serine hydroxymethyltransferase, yielding MSTPYYGPDYAALQDFDPEIAGVLVDELDRIRGGLQLIASENMSSPAVITALGSTLTNKYAEGYPGRRYYGGCEVVDVAENLAIDRCKELFGADHANVQPHSGASANQAVYGAFMQPGDTILAMSLPMGGHLTHGTKVSFSGKWFNAIGYGVDKETENIDYDEVERLAKEHKPKVILAGGSAIPRLIDFEFFRKLADEVGAIFWVDAAHFIGLVAGQAIPSPVPYADVVSFTTHKVLRGPRAGAIVCKEEHAKAIDKAVFPMMQGGPQMHSIAAKAVNFKECNTPEYRDYARQVIANAQQLATSLGEFGIRPTTGGTDTHLSLHDLQGIGVTGADAEKRADAAGIVLNKNAIPFDPAKPNIASGIRVGSPSVTTQGMGTDEMKLIAELINTAITKGDGDPEHQVAKDVRAQVTELVGRFPAYPAPGA
- a CDS encoding MraY family glycosyltransferase — protein: MREYLLVAIVAAAITFVATPGIRWAAIRWNAVTPVRVRDVHTVPIPRLGGLAMLLGFAASILIASQLPYLGNRIDYSNLFWVLVAAGIITVLGAVDDFRDLDPLTKVAGTVLAALVMAALGGVQLLFLPVFGTQTILPQQVLQGLTVLVVIATTQAVNFADGLDGLAAGTVAIAATAFFIWSYTTRPNDDQSVFTMATFISAAIVGCCLGFLPHNFHPAKLFMGDAGALLLGLLLATATISFTGNFDPSSDTKQSSVAILLPIALPVVILALPVLDVVLAFIRRGGKFWHPDKKHLHHRLMRMGHPHRRAVLLLYLWSASAAGGVLAYNYLSSPWATALLFGLLALSLGLTLGLPRIG